Proteins found in one Orcinus orca chromosome 11, mOrcOrc1.1, whole genome shotgun sequence genomic segment:
- the LOC101283782 gene encoding histone H4, producing the protein MSGRGKGGKGLGKGGAKRHRKVLRDNIQGITKPAIRRLARRGGVKRISGLIYEETRGVLKVFLENVIRDAVTYTEHAKRKTVTAMDVVYALKRQGRTLYGFGG; encoded by the coding sequence ATGTCTGGCCGAGGTAAAGGTGGCAAAGGGCTAGGTAAGGGAGGCGCTAAGCGCCACCGGAAGGTCTTACGGGACAACATCCAGGGTATTACGAAGCCCGCCATTCGCCGTCTGGCTCGCCGTGGTGGTGTGAAGCGCATCTCTGGCCTCATCTATGAGGAGACTCGGGGAGTGCTCAAAGTGTTCCTGGAGAACGTGATCCGTGATGCGGTGACTTACACGGAGCACGCCAAGCGCAAGACGGTCACGGCCATGGATGTGGTGTATGCGCTGAAACGCCAGGGCCGCACCCTTTACGGCTTCGGCGGCTGA
- the LOC101283538 gene encoding histone H2A.J, whose protein sequence is MSGRGKQGGKVRAKAKSRSSRAGLQFPVGRVHRLLRKGNYAERVGAGAPVYLAAVLEYLTAEILELAGNAARDNKKTRIIPRHLQLAIRNDEELNKLLGKVTIAQGGVLPNIQAVLLPKKTESQKAKSK, encoded by the coding sequence ATGTCTGGTCGCGGAAAGCAGGGCGGCAAAGTGCGGGCAAAGGCCAAGTCCCGGTCCTCTCGCGCGGGCCTGCAGTTCCCGGTGGGCCGAGTGCACCGACTGCTGCGCAAAGGTAACTACGCAGAGCGAGTGGGAGCCGGGGCGCCGGTGTACCTGGCGGCGGTGTTGGAGTACCTGACGGCGGAGATCCTGGAGTTGGCTGGCAACGCCGCGCGGGACAACAAGAAGACCAGGATAATCCCTCGCCACCTGCAACTCGCCATCCGCAATGACGAGGAGCTAAACAAGCTGCTGGGGAAAGTGACCATCGCCCAGGGCGGCGTCCTACCCAACATCCAGGCCGTGCTGCTGCCCAAGAAGACGGAGAGTCAGAAGGCGAAGAGCAAGTGA